From a single Aquincola tertiaricarbonis genomic region:
- a CDS encoding fatty acid desaturase: MTTTASRAPQAAAIPHRKEIRAWMAPIATRDTARALALTVFDLLFFALSLAATVLASHPLVQVGAACVTGFVIARLFILGHDACHQAFTRHRRLNRWLGRLVFLPSLTPYSLWEVGHNVVHHGYTNLKGFDFVWEPRTLAEYRALPRWRRGLERVYRSGWAPWLYYLVEIWWARLLFPSRRHMPTRRAIFTADGLLVTGVATLWIAGLVAAAGATGQSAAWLVAVGFVLPFLVWNGFIGFVVYVHHTHTGVAWYQDKKSWAAAQPFVSTTVHLTFRSAMGSALHHIMEHTAHHVDMSVPLYRLKRAQQLLEARMPGCIVVQPFSWRWYARTARACKLYDYQRQCWTDFNGRATSTPLPAP, encoded by the coding sequence ATGACGACCACTGCTTCCCGCGCGCCGCAGGCCGCGGCCATTCCGCACCGCAAGGAGATCCGCGCCTGGATGGCGCCCATCGCCACCCGAGACACCGCCCGCGCCCTGGCCCTTACCGTCTTCGACCTGCTGTTTTTTGCGCTGTCGCTGGCGGCCACGGTGCTGGCATCGCACCCCCTGGTTCAGGTGGGGGCGGCCTGCGTCACCGGGTTCGTGATCGCGCGGCTCTTCATCCTGGGCCATGACGCCTGCCACCAGGCCTTCACCCGCCACCGCCGGCTCAACCGCTGGCTGGGCCGGCTGGTGTTCCTGCCCTCGCTCACGCCCTACAGCCTGTGGGAGGTGGGGCACAACGTGGTGCACCATGGCTACACCAACCTCAAGGGCTTCGACTTCGTGTGGGAGCCGCGCACGCTGGCCGAGTACCGGGCGCTGCCGCGCTGGCGCCGCGGGCTGGAGCGGGTGTACCGCAGCGGCTGGGCGCCCTGGCTGTACTACCTGGTGGAGATCTGGTGGGCCCGCCTGCTGTTTCCCAGCCGCCGCCACATGCCCACGCGGCGGGCCATCTTCACCGCGGACGGTCTGCTGGTGACCGGCGTGGCCACACTGTGGATCGCCGGCCTGGTGGCCGCGGCCGGCGCCACCGGCCAGTCGGCCGCGTGGCTGGTGGCGGTGGGCTTCGTGCTGCCCTTCCTGGTGTGGAACGGCTTCATCGGCTTCGTGGTGTACGTGCACCATACCCACACCGGCGTGGCCTGGTACCAGGACAAGAAGAGCTGGGCCGCGGCGCAGCCATTCGTCTCGACAACGGTGCACCTGACCTTCCGCTCGGCCATGGGCAGCGCCCTGCACCACATCATGGAGCACACCGCCCACCACGTGGACATGAGCGTGCCGCTGTACCGCCTGAAGCGGGCGCAGCAGCTGCTGGAAGCGCGCATGCCCGGCTGCATCGTCGTTCAGCCCTTCTCCTGGCGCTGGTACGCCCGCACCGCCCGGGCCTGCAAGCTGTACGACTACCAGCGCCAGTGCTGGACCGACTTCAACGGCCGGGCCACCAGCACGCCCCTTCCGGCCCCCTGA
- a CDS encoding membrane-bound PQQ-dependent dehydrogenase, glucose/quinate/shikimate family: MASTATRRPTVTAFFFALAGLALLGGGAWLVALGGSFYYALAGLAVLLTALLLWRGSAAALLVYAVFVVGTVAWSLWEVGLDWWPLAARGDVVFIMGLWLLTPWLARGLGLDEVRRGGSAWSGPRGWLALLLGLFLALAVASWFIDKHRIEGTAPPPLASNAAAEAAASTPVPDGEWHAYGRTGAGQRYSPLSQITPQNVDQLEVAWEYRTGDVRGRPGDPEETTFEVTPLKVGNRLFLCTPHQSVVALDATTGQQLWRFEPQIQGAGALALQHLTCRGLSYHAPRSTPAGGAAPDAAVASAASAPATPPPATACHNKLFMPTADGRVIALDPATGSRCQTFGVNGQIDLWTQMPNVKPGSYYSTSPVVVTDKLLVVGGTVLDNVSTAEASGVIRAYDIDTGALVWNWDSGNPDVTEPLPPGQTYTPNSPNSWSISSVDEALGLVYVPMGNQPPDQWGGKRSEAVEKYSSSVVALELATGRVRWVFQTVHHDLWDYDVPAQPTLVDLTINNRAVPALVQPTKQGELFVLDRRTGQPLLPVTEEPAPQGAAEGDRTAPTQPRSALSFDPPPLRERDMWGGTMFDQLACRIAFKRLRYEGRFTPPSTGGSLIYPGNFGVFNWGGVSVDPQRQIVFATPTYLAFVSQLVPRQDDSSMLVQGNGAPQGALPALNENFGAPFAVKLGPFTSPLGLPCQAPPWGYVAAADLVSGQKIWMHKNGTVRDSSPLPLPFRMGVPNLGGPITTAGGVAFLSGTLDYYVRAYDSSNGKQLWQHRLPAGGQATPMTYLGADGRQYVVVAAGGHGSLGTKTGDSVIAYALPK; the protein is encoded by the coding sequence ATGGCAAGCACGGCGACTCGGCGGCCCACGGTCACCGCCTTCTTCTTTGCACTGGCCGGCCTGGCCCTGCTGGGCGGTGGCGCCTGGCTGGTGGCCCTGGGCGGGTCTTTCTATTACGCGCTGGCCGGCCTGGCGGTGCTGCTGACCGCGCTGCTGCTGTGGCGCGGCAGTGCCGCCGCGCTGCTGGTGTATGCCGTGTTCGTGGTGGGCACGGTGGCCTGGTCGTTGTGGGAGGTGGGGCTGGACTGGTGGCCGCTGGCCGCCCGCGGCGACGTGGTGTTCATCATGGGGCTGTGGCTGCTCACGCCCTGGTTGGCCCGGGGCCTGGGCCTGGACGAGGTGCGGCGCGGCGGCAGCGCATGGAGCGGCCCGCGGGGCTGGCTGGCGCTGTTGCTGGGGCTGTTCCTGGCCTTGGCGGTGGCTTCGTGGTTCATCGACAAGCACCGCATCGAGGGCACGGCGCCGCCGCCGCTGGCCAGCAACGCGGCGGCAGAGGCGGCGGCTTCGACGCCCGTGCCCGATGGTGAATGGCATGCCTATGGCCGCACCGGTGCGGGCCAGCGGTATTCGCCGCTGTCGCAGATCACTCCGCAGAACGTGGACCAGCTGGAAGTGGCCTGGGAATACCGCACCGGTGACGTGCGCGGACGCCCTGGCGACCCCGAGGAAACCACCTTCGAGGTGACGCCGCTGAAGGTGGGCAACCGCCTCTTCCTGTGCACGCCGCACCAGTCGGTGGTGGCGCTGGATGCCACCACCGGCCAGCAGCTCTGGCGCTTCGAGCCGCAGATCCAGGGCGCCGGCGCGCTGGCGCTGCAGCACCTGACCTGCCGGGGGCTGTCTTACCACGCACCGCGCAGCACGCCGGCCGGCGGCGCAGCGCCCGATGCCGCGGTGGCCTCGGCCGCCAGTGCGCCCGCCACGCCGCCGCCGGCCACGGCCTGCCACAACAAGCTCTTCATGCCCACGGCCGACGGCCGCGTGATCGCCCTCGACCCGGCCACCGGCAGCCGTTGCCAGACCTTTGGCGTCAATGGCCAGATCGACCTGTGGACGCAGATGCCCAATGTGAAGCCGGGCTCGTACTACAGCACCTCGCCGGTGGTGGTGACGGACAAGCTGCTGGTGGTGGGCGGCACGGTGCTGGACAACGTGTCCACCGCCGAGGCCTCGGGCGTGATCCGCGCCTACGACATCGACACCGGCGCGCTGGTGTGGAACTGGGACTCGGGCAACCCCGACGTGACCGAGCCACTGCCGCCCGGCCAGACCTACACGCCCAACTCGCCCAACAGCTGGTCCATCAGCAGCGTGGACGAGGCGCTGGGCCTGGTCTACGTGCCGATGGGCAACCAGCCGCCCGACCAGTGGGGCGGCAAGCGCAGCGAGGCGGTGGAGAAGTATTCGTCGTCGGTGGTGGCGCTGGAGCTGGCCACCGGCCGGGTGCGCTGGGTGTTCCAAACGGTGCACCACGACCTGTGGGACTACGACGTGCCGGCCCAGCCCACGCTGGTGGACCTGACCATCAACAACCGCGCGGTGCCGGCGCTGGTACAGCCCACCAAGCAGGGCGAGCTGTTCGTGCTGGACCGCCGCACCGGCCAGCCGCTGCTGCCGGTGACCGAGGAGCCCGCACCGCAGGGCGCGGCCGAAGGCGACCGCACCGCGCCCACGCAGCCACGTTCGGCGCTGTCCTTCGATCCGCCGCCGCTGCGTGAGCGCGACATGTGGGGCGGCACGATGTTCGACCAGCTGGCCTGCCGCATCGCCTTCAAGCGGCTGCGCTATGAGGGTCGCTTCACGCCGCCTTCCACCGGCGGCTCCCTGATCTACCCGGGCAACTTCGGCGTCTTCAACTGGGGCGGTGTGTCGGTCGATCCGCAGCGCCAGATCGTCTTTGCCACGCCCACGTACCTGGCCTTCGTGTCGCAGCTGGTGCCGCGCCAGGACGACAGCTCGATGCTCGTGCAAGGCAATGGCGCGCCGCAGGGCGCCCTGCCGGCGCTGAACGAGAACTTCGGTGCGCCCTTCGCCGTCAAGCTCGGACCCTTCACCTCGCCGCTGGGTCTGCCTTGCCAGGCGCCGCCCTGGGGCTACGTGGCCGCGGCCGACCTGGTGAGCGGCCAGAAGATCTGGATGCACAAGAACGGCACGGTGCGCGACAGCTCGCCGCTGCCGCTGCCTTTCCGCATGGGGGTGCCCAACCTGGGCGGGCCCATCACCACCGCCGGCGGCGTGGCCTTCCTGTCGGGCACGCTCGACTACTACGTGCGCGCCTACGACAGCAGCAACGGCAAGCAGCTGTGGCAGCACCGCCTGCCCGCCGGTGGCCAGGCCACGCCCATGACCTACCTGGGCGCCGACGGCCGCCAGTACGTGGTCGTGGCCGCCGGCGGCCATGGCTCGCTGGGCACCAAGACGGGCGACAGCGTGATCGCCTACGCCTTGCCGAAATGA